The following proteins come from a genomic window of Sorex araneus isolate mSorAra2 chromosome 1, mSorAra2.pri, whole genome shotgun sequence:
- the DCT gene encoding L-dopachrome tautomerase has translation MNTSGENQCVMFWELIKSVSMACFHGDPSLDGNIHLTPLVASVDAAFEVLHSFTDAVFDEWMKRFNPSENAWPQELAPIGHNRLYNMVPFFPPVTNEEFFLTADRLGYSYALDLPVSSAESPGWAATLSVLVGALVALGSLGLLLPLLSRRRRRGFPALLDTQLSSRSYTGEAPESSATG, from the exons ATGAACACCAGTGGGGAGAACCAGTGTGTGATGTTCTGggaactgataaagtctgtgtCCATGGCTTGTTTCCATGGTGATCCTTCCCTAGATGGAAACATTCATCTCACGCCTCTAGTGGCCTCTGTAGATGCAGCCTTTGAA GTACTTCATTCCTTTACTGATGCCGTTTTTGATGAGTGGATGAAAAGATTCAACCCTTCAGAAAACGCCTGGCCTCAGGAGCTGGCGCCCATCGGCCACAACCGCCTGTACAACATGGTGCCTTTCTTCCCTCCGGTGACTAATGAGGAATTCTTCTTAACCGCAGACCGACTTGGCTATAGCTACGCCCTTGACCTGCCAG TCAGCA GCGCGGAGAGCCCAGGCTGGGCCGCCACGCTCTCGGTGCTGGTGGGCGCGCTGGTggccctgggcagcctggggctgcTGCTTCCCCTCCTGTCCAGACGACGCCGGCGCGGCTTCCCGGCCCTCCTGGACACGCAGCTGAGCAGCAGGAGCTACACGGGGGAAGCCCCAG